A region from the Desulfomarina profundi genome encodes:
- a CDS encoding hydrogenase: MTNINDIILVLILLSVLLSLASNRLITLVKVMALQGILVSLQPLLLDHHSNMGSGGVIFFQIMLLIKGILIPGLLFVALKRISIKREIEPIIGYHASLLAGLLIILLSVFITDKLQSSIPRGHELILTTAIATMSAGFFLMMSRRKAITQVIGYLMLENGIYLVGTALTRHSHTIYVVEFGVLLDLLVGVMIMGIILHDINHAYDDIDTDLLNRLKD; the protein is encoded by the coding sequence ATGACAAATATCAATGACATAATTCTGGTCCTGATTCTTCTTTCCGTCTTGCTCTCCCTGGCTTCGAACAGACTGATCACACTGGTAAAGGTTATGGCACTCCAGGGCATTTTAGTCTCCCTGCAACCTCTCCTTCTGGATCACCACTCCAACATGGGGAGCGGTGGAGTGATTTTTTTCCAGATCATGCTTTTGATCAAAGGCATCCTGATTCCCGGTCTTCTTTTTGTTGCCCTGAAACGAATTTCCATCAAAAGGGAAATCGAACCTATAATCGGTTATCACGCATCACTTCTTGCCGGATTACTCATTATTCTGCTCTCCGTTTTTATCACAGACAAACTGCAATCTTCCATTCCCCGGGGACATGAACTCATTCTTACAACAGCCATTGCGACCATGTCCGCAGGGTTTTTCCTGATGATGAGCCGAAGAAAAGCCATTACCCAGGTCATCGGCTACCTGATGCTGGAAAACGGTATCTATCTTGTGGGAACCGCGCTCACCAGGCACTCCCACACGATATACGTTGTCGAATTCGGTGTACTCCTTGATCTGCTGGTTGGTGTGATGATCATGGGAATCATCCTCCATGATATCAATCATGCCTATGATGATATTGATACCGATCTTCTCAACCGCCTGAAGGATTGA
- a CDS encoding proton-conducting transporter transmembrane domain-containing protein translates to MNAFSLSFIIIFAAGIMPFLTLRWFSASRYIYSGLTTIGCIAGLWSLINSTAGSAQTEWSWIWLHSLTLTFSLDSLSSYFLLPVFLVCPLAAIYSFGYFDQQEKGLRNSVSFFFTNILILSMTLVITAGNLITFALSWELMSLSSYFLVMYDYSKENTRKAGYLYFIFAQTGALFIFASFGIIFSHTGHLLFSGAAALPDQAKQLVFFLAFIGFASKAGVFPFHVWLPHAHPAAPSHISAIMSGVMIKMGIYGIFRMYFALGSTDLLQGQTILFFGMISAILGVVYALGKHNLKRLLAYHSVENIGIILMGMGLGMIGMGHQNAIMAGFGFGGALLHVLNHSLFKSLLFFGAGNVIKETGTAHIDEMGGLMKKMTITGKSFLTGSVSISGLPPFNGFISEFLIYFAAFQGLQYGHSSLLSSILAIISLAVTGGLASFCFTKVVGIVFLGEPRTNGAAVAMEKSRAMTLPMIIPAICCLMIGIFPQIFINAAFAALADLPGITAVNPKLVDTVGADLALASRLFLFLFTTVMLCRKLLYRKKEITQSSTWGCGFTRPSTRIQYTGTSYARSVIDFFRPFVLVHETAVLLDKIFPGRIHYKNHTEDIAEVGLTKGFSEPLLALLKKLRWIQHGNVQLYIGYIISTVLVLLLILFT, encoded by the coding sequence ATGAACGCTTTTTCCCTCTCTTTTATTATTATTTTTGCAGCAGGTATAATGCCCTTCCTGACCTTACGATGGTTTTCTGCAAGCAGATATATTTATTCAGGACTGACCACGATTGGCTGTATAGCCGGGCTCTGGTCTCTCATCAACTCCACTGCCGGGTCTGCTCAGACTGAATGGTCATGGATATGGCTCCATTCCCTTACTCTGACATTCTCCCTTGATTCCCTCAGCAGCTATTTTCTGCTACCGGTTTTCCTGGTTTGTCCCCTGGCTGCCATTTACAGCTTCGGCTATTTCGATCAACAGGAAAAGGGCCTGCGAAACAGCGTCAGTTTCTTCTTTACAAATATTCTCATTCTTTCCATGACACTGGTAATCACTGCCGGCAACCTGATCACGTTTGCCCTGTCCTGGGAACTCATGTCCCTGTCATCTTATTTCCTGGTAATGTATGATTATTCAAAGGAGAATACAAGAAAAGCCGGTTACCTCTATTTTATCTTTGCCCAGACTGGGGCCCTCTTCATTTTCGCTTCCTTCGGTATCATTTTCAGCCATACAGGGCACCTGCTGTTTAGCGGCGCTGCAGCACTGCCGGATCAGGCAAAACAACTCGTGTTCTTTCTTGCATTTATTGGATTCGCCTCAAAAGCCGGGGTCTTCCCTTTTCATGTCTGGCTCCCCCATGCCCACCCGGCTGCTCCCAGCCACATATCGGCCATCATGTCTGGAGTGATGATCAAAATGGGTATTTACGGTATTTTCAGAATGTACTTTGCCCTGGGAAGCACTGATCTTCTCCAAGGACAGACAATCCTTTTTTTCGGTATGATTTCAGCTATTCTAGGCGTAGTGTATGCCCTTGGAAAACATAATCTCAAAAGACTCCTGGCCTACCATAGTGTGGAAAATATCGGCATTATTCTCATGGGCATGGGACTTGGTATGATCGGCATGGGCCACCAAAACGCAATAATGGCGGGTTTCGGTTTCGGCGGAGCTCTTCTGCACGTTCTCAATCATTCTCTTTTCAAATCTCTTCTCTTTTTTGGGGCCGGGAACGTCATCAAAGAAACGGGAACCGCCCATATTGATGAAATGGGTGGCCTGATGAAAAAAATGACCATAACCGGTAAATCATTTCTAACAGGTTCAGTTTCCATCTCCGGCCTGCCACCGTTCAACGGCTTTATCAGCGAGTTTCTCATCTATTTTGCCGCCTTCCAGGGGTTACAGTACGGGCACAGTTCACTGCTGTCCTCTATTCTCGCCATTATATCCCTGGCAGTCACGGGTGGTCTGGCCTCATTCTGTTTCACTAAGGTGGTCGGCATTGTCTTTCTGGGAGAACCACGGACAAATGGTGCCGCAGTAGCCATGGAAAAAAGCAGGGCCATGACCTTGCCCATGATTATTCCGGCGATCTGCTGTCTGATGATAGGGATTTTTCCACAAATCTTTATCAATGCTGCCTTCGCCGCTCTTGCGGATTTACCGGGAATTACCGCAGTCAACCCGAAACTGGTGGACACAGTGGGAGCAGATCTTGCCCTTGCTTCCCGACTCTTTCTGTTCCTTTTTACCACAGTGATGCTCTGTAGAAAGCTCCTGTACAGGAAAAAAGAAATCACTCAGAGCTCCACCTGGGGATGTGGCTTTACAAGACCTTCTACCAGAATCCAGTACACAGGTACATCCTATGCCAGAAGCGTAATCGATTTTTTTCGCCCCTTTGTCCTTGTTCATGAGACTGCCGTCCTGCTGGATAAGATATTTCCCGGTCGAATCCACTATAAAAATCATACGGAAGATATCGCAGAAGTCGGTCTTACCAAAGGATTTTCAGAACCTCTTCTTGCTCTCCTGAAAAAACTCCGCTGGATTCAGCACGGCAATGTTCAGCTCTATATCGGCTATATCATCTCCACCGTTCTTGTCCTGCTCCTGATCCTGTTCACATAG
- a CDS encoding proton-conducting transporter transmembrane domain-containing protein codes for MLELIFLLPLLTGIISLFLPLNIGRPMLLIVALLHVQLSIMGWLGKLPVYNADFFSPQPAGMLVLLVTSFIFFWISLYTVRYIKETGMENKPVFLGCMLLFLGTMSMVTLADHPIVLWIAIEATTLVSAPLIFLHRSKEALEATWKYVLICSVGIALALLGCFFITLSIDIADVDIPLTFASLNQVAGQLDPIWLKAGFIFILIGFGTKMGLAPLHTWLPDAHSQAPSSASALLSGALLNCAFLGIYKTHTLMVLAGLGDFSGKLLVGFGLISMLVAGIFIMRQSDYKRMLAYSSIENMGVIAFGVGIGGFALYGAILHMIHHSLIKSSLFLSAGNIMRGFGSKAVKEVGGLIKYLPKTFLSFFAGFIGIAGLPPFGLFLSELFILIGTFQAHKPVAAFLFGFSLLLVIAGAAKIVMKMSFSDKPAWQNPMTQPQQRNETFMRTFPPYVLLLASLVLCIWMPDRLYTTIANTIQIIGGTING; via the coding sequence ATGCTGGAACTTATATTTTTGCTGCCCTTACTGACCGGGATAATTTCCCTTTTTCTCCCTCTGAACATCGGTCGTCCCATGCTGCTCATTGTTGCCCTGCTCCATGTACAACTGAGCATAATGGGCTGGCTTGGAAAACTGCCGGTTTACAACGCCGATTTCTTTTCTCCGCAACCGGCGGGTATGCTGGTGTTGCTTGTAACTTCCTTTATTTTCTTCTGGATCTCGCTCTATACCGTACGGTACATAAAAGAAACCGGAATGGAAAACAAGCCGGTATTCCTCGGGTGCATGCTGCTTTTCCTTGGCACCATGAGTATGGTGACCCTTGCGGATCATCCAATTGTCCTGTGGATAGCCATTGAGGCAACAACCCTGGTAAGTGCCCCTCTTATATTCCTGCACCGTTCCAAAGAAGCCCTTGAAGCGACCTGGAAATATGTTCTCATCTGCTCCGTCGGCATTGCCCTTGCCCTTCTGGGCTGTTTTTTCATCACTCTTTCCATCGATATTGCCGATGTAGATATTCCCCTTACTTTTGCCTCACTCAACCAGGTCGCAGGTCAACTTGACCCCATATGGCTGAAAGCTGGTTTTATTTTTATTCTGATAGGATTCGGCACAAAAATGGGCCTGGCCCCTCTACACACCTGGCTTCCTGACGCACACAGTCAGGCCCCCAGTTCCGCCTCCGCCCTGCTCTCCGGAGCCCTTTTAAATTGTGCATTTCTCGGCATCTACAAGACCCACACATTAATGGTACTGGCAGGACTCGGTGACTTTTCAGGAAAACTGCTTGTGGGCTTCGGTCTTATTTCCATGTTGGTTGCCGGTATTTTTATCATGAGACAATCTGACTACAAAAGAATGCTCGCCTACTCGTCCATCGAAAACATGGGTGTGATTGCTTTTGGTGTGGGAATAGGCGGTTTTGCTCTGTATGGGGCAATTCTCCACATGATCCACCATTCTCTTATAAAATCATCTCTTTTCTTATCTGCCGGTAACATCATGCGTGGGTTCGGAAGCAAAGCAGTAAAGGAAGTGGGTGGTCTCATCAAATACCTGCCCAAAACATTTCTCTCATTTTTTGCCGGTTTTATAGGGATTGCCGGGCTGCCACCTTTTGGTCTTTTTCTCAGCGAACTGTTCATTCTTATCGGAACCTTTCAGGCACACAAACCTGTTGCTGCATTTCTCTTCGGCTTCAGCCTCCTCCTGGTCATCGCAGGAGCAGCAAAAATTGTCATGAAGATGTCCTTTTCAGATAAACCGGCATGGCAGAACCCAATGACTCAGCCACAACAGAGAAATGAAACATTCATGCGAACATTTCCTCCTTATGTCCTGCTTCTTGCGTCCCTTGTTCTCTGTATCTGGATGCCGGACAGGCTGTATACAACGATTGCCAACACTATCCAAATCATCGGAGGAACAATAAATGGCTAA
- a CDS encoding DUF5395 family protein, translating to MAFSFFHNNGKDQKEVIEMILHHDGRNWTVSNSSISLSAPSLNELDRKLDSILGKDLKHGQSLDVFMSFDNEVIPMWMRPYMNHYFNRILEIPFAIRHRGGKIWLKRNDTGIPAWPQQRTGGQSGWVLPFLFSVF from the coding sequence ATGGCTTTTTCATTCTTTCATAACAACGGGAAAGATCAGAAAGAAGTAATTGAAATGATTCTTCATCATGATGGCAGAAACTGGACGGTTTCCAACAGCTCCATCAGCCTGAGCGCGCCGTCATTAAATGAACTTGATCGCAAGCTTGACAGTATTCTGGGAAAAGATCTCAAACATGGACAGTCACTGGATGTGTTTATGAGTTTTGACAACGAGGTGATTCCCATGTGGATGCGGCCCTATATGAATCATTATTTCAACCGTATCCTTGAGATCCCCTTCGCTATCAGGCATAGAGGAGGAAAGATATGGCTAAAACGCAACGATACTGGTATTCCGGCATGGCCACAACAGAGGACTGGTGGGCAGTCTGGCTGGGTCTTGCCTTTTTTATTCTCGGTCTTCTGA
- a CDS encoding hydrogenase large subunit, with protein MANLLQIHNGEVVKRSAIPLLSFPEFAEVLTDFINRNGFIVQFFAYPQNRENRLLAVLRNKQLYITSCTVKESFDSLTASASEKFHMFEREIAEQYGITPKNHPWLKMVRYHANYRNVPDVFGNDYAVDIPGEYPYYEVEGDGIHEVAVGPVHAGIIEPGHFRFQCAGEEVFSLEIQHGYQHRGIEKLLTRVPLKRLPIICEGIAGDTSIGHNLCCCQALEALGNLSVSPEATIVRTMALELERIANHIGDLGALSGDVAFNPPAAYFGRIRGEFLNLLLILCGNRFGKSLILPGGISKSMNREQSGIIKNKLRELEPEIRHVCDLLFSAHTVQARFEQTGTVSREIAARLGLVGYSGKASGLDYDARVFFPTESYFSLEGYRNEITNGDVNSRAWVRREEIMHSIHLINTLLKRSEELCPKTTMTKISLEPDACIVTINEGWRGEISHCLLTDNSRKIERYKIKDPSFHNWTGLAMSLRNQEISDFPLCNKSFNLSYCGFDL; from the coding sequence ATGGCTAATCTCCTGCAGATCCACAACGGAGAAGTTGTCAAACGATCAGCAATTCCCCTGCTGTCTTTTCCAGAGTTTGCCGAAGTGCTGACTGATTTTATCAATAGAAACGGTTTTATTGTTCAATTTTTCGCCTATCCTCAAAACAGAGAGAACCGTCTGCTTGCAGTATTACGGAATAAACAACTTTATATCACCAGTTGTACGGTAAAAGAGTCTTTTGATTCTCTTACAGCCTCAGCCAGTGAAAAATTTCACATGTTTGAGCGGGAAATAGCCGAACAGTACGGTATTACACCCAAAAACCATCCCTGGCTGAAAATGGTCCGCTACCACGCCAATTATCGAAATGTTCCCGATGTGTTCGGCAATGATTATGCAGTAGATATTCCAGGTGAATATCCCTACTACGAGGTGGAAGGAGACGGTATTCACGAAGTCGCAGTAGGTCCGGTCCACGCCGGCATTATAGAACCCGGCCACTTCCGTTTCCAGTGTGCAGGTGAAGAAGTCTTCTCCCTGGAAATCCAGCACGGTTACCAGCACCGGGGAATTGAGAAACTGCTGACCAGGGTTCCCCTGAAACGGTTACCCATCATTTGTGAAGGTATCGCTGGAGATACCAGTATCGGTCACAACCTCTGCTGCTGTCAGGCGCTGGAAGCCCTGGGCAACCTGTCCGTTTCCCCGGAGGCAACTATCGTACGGACCATGGCCCTGGAACTGGAAAGAATAGCCAATCACATCGGTGACCTCGGAGCCCTCAGCGGAGATGTGGCCTTTAATCCACCGGCAGCCTATTTTGGTCGTATCAGGGGAGAATTTCTGAACCTGTTGCTGATCCTTTGTGGCAACAGGTTCGGAAAAAGCCTGATCCTTCCCGGCGGAATTTCAAAAAGTATGAACCGGGAACAGTCAGGAATAATTAAAAACAAGCTGAGAGAACTGGAACCGGAAATCAGACATGTCTGTGACCTTCTTTTCTCAGCCCATACTGTCCAGGCCAGATTTGAACAGACCGGAACCGTATCGAGAGAAATTGCTGCCAGACTCGGCCTTGTTGGATACAGTGGCAAGGCATCCGGCCTTGACTACGACGCACGTGTCTTTTTCCCCACAGAGAGTTACTTTTCCCTGGAGGGATACAGAAATGAAATTACTAACGGTGATGTCAACAGCCGTGCCTGGGTTCGCAGGGAAGAAATCATGCACTCAATACATCTGATAAATACCCTGCTCAAAAGATCAGAAGAACTCTGCCCAAAGACAACTATGACCAAAATCTCCCTGGAACCCGATGCATGCATTGTCACAATCAATGAAGGCTGGCGGGGTGAAATATCCCACTGCCTGCTTACAGATAATTCCAGGAAAATAGAGCGATATAAAATCAAAGACCCCTCCTTCCATAACTGGACAGGGCTGGCCATGTCACTCCGAAACCAGGAAATATCAGATTTTCCCCTCTGCAATAAGAGTTTTAATCTCTCTTACTGCGGTTTTGACCTGTAG
- a CDS encoding putative sulfate exporter family transporter — protein sequence MAKTQRYWYSGMATTEDWWAVWLGLAFFILGLLTLSGVDLVGWISYPKIWVASMPDGAIAKKIVTIDKSFYALGGKYSLTAKAAYKSLGPIGSIFVTYIVFTIATTIGAYFQKWDIKRFVVGWTIIFFLTYAVWFIGHNAFFAASAVDLKKSHFPAGTFTLSLGGGASFILALVVGLLIGNFFKPLARYLSEAAKPEWYIKTAIVFLGVKVGYLPIKAVLTGSKLGAKGAEIGQQMAHLTFELFVAGAAATVVAYLIFWPGVYTISRLIFKLPRKTAAVLGSAISICGVSAAVATGGAVRARPIVSIMVSALVVVYAVIELVILPGVFTHVWPGTSDPIVAGSAMGMAVKTDGADAAAGELLDEFMRAKVEKESGGKIVWMPGVITTSAVMTKIWIDMFIGLWAFVLALFWVYKIEKHEGDRVPFSEVWFRFPKFVLGYFAAWWIYLGIFFGPGQSGSTPEGLAVLKNAKVGAVAVEKGMRKLFFMLTFMSLGIITDFKKLAEAQFGKMVWVYFVSLFLFIIPVAVIIAYLFHHGMQIPNMAGVIVN from the coding sequence ATGGCTAAAACGCAACGATACTGGTATTCCGGCATGGCCACAACAGAGGACTGGTGGGCAGTCTGGCTGGGTCTTGCCTTTTTTATTCTCGGTCTTCTGACGCTTTCGGGTGTCGACCTGGTTGGATGGATATCCTATCCGAAAATCTGGGTCGCCTCCATGCCCGATGGCGCAATTGCAAAGAAAATAGTCACGATTGACAAATCGTTTTACGCCCTTGGCGGGAAATACAGTCTCACCGCCAAGGCAGCTTACAAGTCACTTGGGCCGATCGGCTCCATTTTTGTTACTTATATTGTTTTTACTATTGCCACTACTATTGGAGCTTATTTCCAGAAGTGGGATATAAAGCGTTTTGTGGTTGGCTGGACAATCATTTTCTTTTTGACCTATGCAGTCTGGTTTATCGGTCATAATGCCTTTTTCGCTGCATCGGCTGTTGACCTGAAAAAAAGCCATTTTCCGGCGGGTACCTTCACCCTTTCCCTCGGCGGCGGTGCTTCCTTTATTCTGGCTCTTGTGGTGGGACTCCTTATAGGTAATTTTTTTAAACCTCTTGCACGTTATCTCAGTGAAGCGGCCAAACCAGAATGGTATATCAAGACCGCCATTGTTTTTCTTGGGGTCAAGGTTGGTTATCTGCCCATCAAGGCTGTTCTGACCGGTTCGAAGCTGGGGGCGAAGGGGGCGGAGATTGGCCAGCAGATGGCCCATCTTACCTTTGAACTTTTTGTGGCCGGTGCAGCCGCAACGGTTGTGGCTTACCTGATTTTCTGGCCGGGTGTCTATACGATTTCCCGGCTCATCTTCAAATTGCCACGTAAAACAGCGGCAGTGCTTGGCTCGGCCATCTCCATCTGCGGTGTTTCAGCAGCTGTAGCGACGGGTGGCGCCGTGCGGGCCAGGCCCATAGTTTCCATTATGGTTTCTGCCCTTGTCGTTGTCTATGCTGTTATTGAACTGGTTATTTTACCGGGAGTCTTTACCCATGTGTGGCCGGGAACCAGTGATCCCATTGTCGCCGGGTCAGCAATGGGTATGGCTGTGAAAACCGACGGCGCCGATGCTGCAGCCGGTGAACTGCTTGATGAGTTCATGCGTGCAAAGGTTGAAAAGGAGAGTGGTGGCAAAATTGTCTGGATGCCCGGGGTTATTACCACCAGTGCAGTCATGACTAAAATCTGGATCGATATGTTTATCGGACTCTGGGCGTTTGTCCTTGCTCTGTTCTGGGTCTACAAGATTGAGAAACATGAGGGAGATCGGGTACCGTTCTCGGAAGTCTGGTTCCGGTTTCCCAAGTTTGTATTGGGCTATTTTGCTGCCTGGTGGATCTATCTCGGTATCTTTTTTGGCCCCGGACAGTCAGGCTCCACCCCCGAAGGACTGGCAGTTCTCAAAAATGCCAAGGTGGGTGCTGTTGCCGTTGAAAAAGGTATGAGAAAACTCTTTTTCATGCTGACTTTCATGAGCCTCGGCATAATAACCGATTTCAAAAAACTGGCGGAAGCACAGTTCGGCAAAATGGTCTGGGTCTATTTTGTCTCCCTCTTTCTTTTTATCATTCCAGTTGCGGTCATTATTGCCTATCTGTTCCATCATGGAATGCAGATTCCGAACATGGCAGGGGTTATTGTCAACTGA
- a CDS encoding respiratory chain complex I subunit 1 family protein, giving the protein MESILSLILALLSAPLFPGVILKVKAFFAGKKGPPLLIKYYTLIKLLRKGSVYSSSTSFVFKLGPLVSLAGALMVLLFFPIAAIKPVFSFHGDVIALFYVMATGRFFTIAAALDTASPFQGMGAAREAFFGTLAEASIFAILILFYRMNGGLAFSEYFTGTMVISLTSPTGSLLLLVIVSLFMILLTENSRVPVDDPATHLELTMIHEVMILDHSGPDLALIELGSFYKLFFYAAFITLIIIPFNPAEGLFNLPLFYTVLTVIYAAIGLMESIMARYKMNRVPKFILTSCTLVFFAAILTMGFVQ; this is encoded by the coding sequence ATGGAATCGATACTTTCACTCATCCTGGCCCTGCTGTCAGCCCCTCTTTTTCCGGGGGTGATCCTCAAGGTTAAAGCCTTTTTTGCCGGGAAAAAAGGACCACCTCTCCTGATCAAATACTACACTCTTATAAAACTGTTGAGAAAGGGCTCGGTGTACAGTAGCAGTACCAGTTTTGTTTTCAAACTTGGTCCCCTGGTCTCCCTTGCCGGAGCACTCATGGTTCTCCTCTTCTTTCCGATAGCTGCCATCAAGCCGGTTTTCTCCTTTCACGGAGATGTCATTGCTCTCTTTTACGTTATGGCGACGGGTCGCTTTTTTACCATTGCCGCCGCCCTCGACACAGCTTCTCCATTCCAGGGAATGGGTGCAGCCCGGGAAGCCTTTTTCGGCACACTTGCGGAAGCCTCCATTTTTGCGATTCTCATCCTCTTTTACCGAATGAATGGAGGCCTGGCATTCTCTGAGTATTTTACGGGGACAATGGTGATAAGCCTGACCAGCCCCACCGGTTCTCTTCTGCTGCTTGTAATTGTTTCTCTGTTCATGATTCTGCTCACTGAAAACTCCCGAGTACCGGTAGATGATCCGGCAACCCACCTGGAACTGACAATGATTCATGAGGTCATGATTCTTGATCACAGCGGACCTGACCTGGCCCTTATTGAGCTCGGTTCATTTTATAAACTCTTTTTCTATGCCGCATTTATCACCCTTATTATTATTCCATTCAATCCCGCTGAGGGCCTTTTCAACCTGCCGCTTTTTTACACTGTTCTCACCGTTATATATGCGGCAATCGGCCTTATGGAATCAATAATGGCAAGATACAAAATGAACCGTGTTCCAAAATTCATCCTCACCTCCTGTACTCTTGTTTTCTTTGCCGCAATTCTGACAATGGGATTTGTACAATGA
- a CDS encoding PilZ domain-containing protein gives MTVQQEGQDIEGVTQNLSLSGMKLRCRRLLALNTIIPTNLFLPTTDNGKEEIVQVKIRLLHKTREEKDYLYGAEFVDLTTAQQQKITKVFDFYQKPYFFT, from the coding sequence ATAACAGTACAACAGGAAGGGCAGGATATTGAAGGAGTTACACAGAATCTCAGCCTCTCCGGCATGAAGCTGAGATGCAGGCGCCTGCTTGCCTTAAACACGATAATACCGACAAACCTGTTTCTCCCGACAACAGACAATGGCAAAGAAGAGATAGTGCAGGTTAAGATCAGGCTTCTCCACAAGACCCGGGAAGAAAAAGATTACCTGTACGGAGCCGAATTCGTTGATCTGACAACAGCACAACAGCAGAAAATCACGAAAGTTTTTGACTTTTATCAGAAACCGTATTTTTTTACATGA
- a CDS encoding methyl-accepting chemotaxis protein, with amino-acid sequence MTTIFFARLLKLDRLDLEKKLRRIIVIFLAIISLIVLYTSVTLFQQKNDGLVINIAGRQRMLSQKYTKEIFLALHGAIQEQKPLDLSNAAASQRLFELSLSALIHGGKTYSDPKMTREITLPGTSSKTIRVKLKEVEGLWKNLVSRVEAIHTKTVDIKQLNALNKLSVKVLVEMNRGVGMIASAADRKVFVLQVAQIVMWLLAITLSIPLARLILQAITSPINEMLATTRRISDGDLQAYDIVHHSRDELGTLSENINLMREKLSTIINTMQQNGRQMTHSSTQIARVSKEISHSVAKEEQSTDQIRKATEDLQHISTLVNNIVNQTVDSVEETETHARNGSEVIRQNIQDLIDTVESVNATSRQMEQLSNATGQIYNIIESIENIADQTNLLALNATIEAARAGEAGKGFAVVANEIKDLAKQTAESTTEITTLLNAFRDQVGEAGQSMEQVVNQVNHSREQSRQTIEAFETVNESINDTLSRTRKINEYNEKQQNQLAELENRFSNLFEVLKDNNLKADTTTLVAAELSSAADRLQKTLQNFSTNRESAPPDRQEKNGISQESIIQLE; translated from the coding sequence ATGACGACAATTTTTTTTGCACGGCTATTGAAACTGGACAGACTTGATCTCGAAAAGAAACTTCGTCGCATTATAGTTATTTTCCTGGCTATCATTTCCCTCATTGTACTGTACACTTCCGTCACCCTTTTTCAGCAGAAGAATGACGGACTGGTAATCAATATCGCCGGACGTCAGAGAATGCTCAGTCAGAAATACACCAAGGAAATCTTTCTGGCACTCCATGGGGCCATACAGGAACAGAAGCCATTGGACCTCAGTAACGCCGCCGCTTCACAGCGATTGTTCGAACTTTCCCTCAGTGCTCTTATTCATGGAGGAAAAACCTACAGTGACCCCAAAATGACCAGAGAAATTACCCTTCCGGGAACATCTTCAAAAACGATCAGGGTCAAACTGAAGGAAGTGGAAGGATTATGGAAAAATCTGGTGAGCCGGGTGGAAGCCATACATACGAAAACAGTTGATATAAAACAATTGAATGCACTGAATAAACTCAGCGTTAAGGTTCTGGTGGAGATGAACAGAGGCGTGGGTATGATCGCATCTGCTGCTGACAGGAAAGTTTTTGTCCTCCAGGTCGCCCAGATTGTCATGTGGTTGCTGGCAATCACTCTATCAATTCCCCTTGCCCGCCTTATTCTCCAGGCAATAACGTCACCAATCAACGAAATGCTGGCCACTACCAGAAGGATATCGGACGGCGATCTTCAGGCCTACGATATCGTTCACCACAGCCGGGATGAACTTGGTACCCTGAGTGAAAATATCAACCTGATGAGGGAAAAACTCAGTACAATTATCAATACAATGCAGCAGAATGGAAGACAGATGACCCATTCCTCCACCCAGATTGCCCGGGTATCAAAAGAGATTTCCCACTCTGTAGCCAAAGAAGAACAAAGTACAGATCAGATTCGGAAGGCCACCGAGGATTTACAGCACATTTCCACCCTGGTCAATAATATCGTCAACCAGACTGTGGACAGTGTGGAAGAAACGGAGACTCATGCCAGGAACGGGAGTGAGGTCATCCGACAGAATATCCAGGACCTTATTGACACGGTTGAAAGTGTCAACGCCACATCCAGACAGATGGAGCAACTGAGTAACGCCACGGGACAGATCTACAATATTATCGAATCCATTGAAAATATAGCTGATCAAACCAATCTCCTTGCTCTCAACGCTACCATTGAGGCAGCACGTGCCGGAGAAGCGGGCAAAGGATTTGCTGTAGTGGCCAATGAAATCAAGGATCTTGCTAAACAGACTGCTGAAAGTACCACGGAAATAACAACCCTGCTTAATGCTTTTAGGGACCAGGTGGGTGAAGCCGGACAGAGTATGGAGCAGGTGGTCAACCAGGTCAACCACTCAAGGGAACAGTCAAGGCAGACAATTGAGGCCTTTGAAACCGTCAATGAAAGCATTAACGACACCCTCTCAAGAACCCGGAAAATCAATGAATATAACGAAAAACAGCAAAATCAGCTTGCAGAACTGGAAAATCGCTTCTCAAACCTCTTTGAAGTATTGAAAGATAATAATCTGAAGGCCGACACAACAACCCTGGTGGCAGCCGAACTGTCTTCAGCGGCAGACAGACTGCAGAAGACATTGCAGAATTTTTCAACCAACAGAGAGTCTGCCCCCCCAGACAGGCAGGAGAAAAACGGAATTTCCCAAGAATCGATAATTCAATTAGAATAA